A stretch of DNA from Triticum dicoccoides isolate Atlit2015 ecotype Zavitan chromosome 2A, WEW_v2.0, whole genome shotgun sequence:
NNNNNNNNNNNNNNNNNNNNNNNNNNNNNNNNNNNNNNNNNNNNNNNNNNNNNNNNNNNNNNNNNNNNNNNNNNNNNNNNNNNNNNNNNNNNNNNNNNNNNNNNNNNNNNNNNNNNNNNNNNNNNNNNNNNNNNNNNNNNNNNNNNNNNNNNNNNNNNNNNNNNNNNNNNNNNNNNNNNNNNNNNNNNNNNNNNNNNNNNNNNNNNNNNNNNNNNNNNNNNNNNNNNNNNNNNNNNNNNNNNNNNNNNNNNNNNNNNNNNNNNNNNNNNNNNNNNNNNNNNNNNNNNNNNNNNNNNNNNNNNNNNNNNNNNNNNNNNNNNNNNNNNNNNNNNNNNNNNNNNNNNNNNNNNNNNNNNNNNNNNNNNNNNNNNNNNNNNNNNNNNNNNNNNNNNNNNNNNNNNNNNNNNNNNNNNNNNNNNNNNNNNNNNNNNNNNNNNNNNNNNNNNNNNNNNNNNNNNNNNNNNNNNNNNNNNNNNNNNNNNNNNNNNNNNNNNNNNNNNNNNNNNNNNNNNNNNNNNNNNNNNNNNNNNNNNNNNNNNNNNNNNNNNNNNNNNNNNNNNNNNNNNNNNNNNNNNNNNNNNNNNNNNNNNNNNNNNNNNNNNNNNNNNNNNNNNNNNNNNNNNNNNNNNNNNNNNNNNNNNNNNNNNNNNNNNNNNNNNNNNNNNNNNNNNNNNNNNNNNNNNNNNNNNNNNNNNNNNNNNNNNNNNNNNNNNNNNNNNNNNNNNNNNNNNNNNNNNNNNNNNNNNNNNNNNNNNNNNNNNNNNNNNNNNNNNNNNNNNNNNNNNNNNNNNNNNNNNNNNNNNNNNNNNNNNNNNNNNNNNNNNNNNNNNNNNNNNNNNNNNNNNNNNNNNNNNNNNNNNNNNNNNNNNNNNNNNNNNNNNNNNNNNNNNNNNNNNNNNNNNNNNNNNNNNNNNNNNNNNNNNNNNNNNNNNNNNNNNNNNNNNNNNNNNNNNNNNNNNNNNNNNNNNNNNNNNNNNNNNNNNNNNNNNNNNNNNNNNNNNNNNNNNNNNNNNNNNNNNNNNNNNNNNNNNNNNNNNNNNNNNNNNNNNNNNNNNNNNNNNNNNNNNNNNNNNNNNNNNNNNNNNNNNNNNNNNNNNNNNNNNNNNNNNNNNNNNNNNNNNNNNNNNNNNNNNNNNNNNNNNNNNNNNNNNNNNNNNNNNNNNNNNNNNNNNNNNNNNNNNNNNNNNNNNNNNNNNNNNNNNNNNNNNNNNNNNNNNNNNNNNNNNNNNNNNNNNNNNNNNNNNNNNNNNNNNNNNNNNNNNNNNNNNNNNNNNNNNNNNNNNNNNNNNNNNNNNNNNNNNNNNNNNNNNNNNNNNNNNNNNNNNNNNNNNNNNNNNNNNNNNNNNNNNNNNNNNNNNNNNNNNNNNNNNNNNNNNNNNNNNNNNNNNNNNNNNNNNNNNNNNNNNNNNNNNNNNNNNNNNNNNNNNNNNNNNNNNNNNNNNNNNNNNNNNNNNNNNNNNNNNNNNNNNNNNNNNNNNNNNNNNNNNNNNNNNNNNNNNNNNNNNNNNNNNNNNNNNNNNNNNNNNNNNNNNNNNNNNNNNNNNNNNNNNNNNNNNNNNNNNNNNNNNNNNNNNNNNNNNNNNNNNNNNNNNNNNNNNNNNNNNNNNNNNNNNNNNNNNNNNNNNNNNNNNNNNNNNNNNNNNNNNNNNNNNNNNNNNNNNNNNNNNNNNNNNNNNNNNNNNNNNNNNNNNNNNNNNNNNNNNNNNNNNNNNNNNNNNNNNNNNNNNNNNNNNNNNNNNNNNNNNNNNNNNNNNNNNNNNNNNNNNNNNNNNNNNNNNNNNNNNNNNNNNNNNNNNNNNNNNNNNNNNNNNNNNNNNNNNNNNNNNNNNNNNNNNNNNNNNNNNNNNNNNNNNNNNNNNNNNNNNNNNNNNNNNNNNNNNNNNNNNNNNNNNNNNNNNNNNNNNNNNNNNNNNNNNNNNNNNNNNNNNNNNNNNNNNNNNNNNNNNNNNNNNNNNNNNNNNNNNNNNNNNNNNNNNNNNNNNNNNNNNNNNNNNNNNNNNNNNNNNNNNNNNNNNNNNNNNNNNNNNNNNNNNNNNNNNNNNNNNNNNNNNNNNNNNNNNNNNNNNNNNNNNNNNNNNNNNNNNNNNNNNNNNNNNNNNNNNNNNNNNNNNNNNNNNNNNNNNNNNNNNNNNNNNNNNNNNNNNNNNNNNNNNNNNNNNNNNNNNNNNNNNNNNNNNNNNNNNNNNNNNNNNNNNNNNNNNNNNNNNNNNNNNNNNNNNNNNNNNNNNNNNNNNNNNNNNNNNNNNNNNNNNNNNNNNNNNNNNNNNNNNNNNNNNNNNNNNNNNNNNNNNNNNNNNNNNNNNNNNNNNNNNNNNNNNNNNNNNNNNNNNNNNNNNNNNNNNNNNNNNNNNNNNNNNNNNNNNNNNNNNNNNNNNNNNNNNNNNNNNNNNNNNNNNNNNNNNNNNNNNNNNNNNNNNNNNNNNNNNNNNNNNNNNNNNNNNNNNNNNNNNNNNNNNNNNNNNNNNNNNNNNNNNNNNNNNNNNNNNNNNNNNNNNNNNNNNNNNNNNNNNNNNNNNNNNNNNNNNNNNNNNNNNNNNNNNNNNNNNNNNNNNNNNNNNNNNNNNNNNNNNNNNNNNNNNNNNNNNNNNNNNNNNNNNNNNNNNNNNNNNNNNNNNNNNNNNNNNNNNNNNNNNNNNNNNNNNNNNNNNNNNNNNNNNNNNNNNNNNNNNNNNNNNNNNNNNNNNNNNNNNNNNNNNNNNNNNNNNNNNNNNNNNNNNNNNNNNNNNNNNNNNNNNNNNNNNNNNNNNNNNNNNNNNNNNNNNNNNNNNNNNNNNNNNNNNNNNNNNNNNNNNNNNNNNNNNNNNNNNNNNNNNNNNNNNNNNNNNNNNNNNNNNNNNNNNNNNNNNNNNNNNNNNNNNNNNNNNNNNNNNNNNNNNNNNNNNNNNNNNNNNNNNNNNNNNNNNNNNNNNNNNNNNNNNNNNNNNNNNNNNNNNNNNNNNNNNNNNNNNNNNNNNNNNNNNNNNNNNNNNNNNNNNNNNNNNNNNNNNNNNNNNNNNNNNNNNNNNNNNNNNNNNNNNNNNNNNNNNNNNNNNNNNNNNNNNNNNNNNNNNNNNNNNNNNNNNNNNNNNNNNNNNNNNNNNNNNNNNNNNNNNNNNNNNNNNNNNNNNNNNNNNNNNNNNNNNNNNNNNNNNNNNNNNNNNNNNNNNNNNNNNNNNNNNNNNNNNNNNNNNNNNNNNNNNNNNNNNNNNNNNNNNNNNNNNNNNNNNNNNNNNNNNNNNNNNNNNNNNNNNNNNNNNNNNNNNNNNNNNNNNNNNNNNNNNNNNNNNNNNNNNNNNNNNNNNNNNNNNNNNNNNNNNNNNNNNNNNNNNNNNNNNNNNNNNNNNNNNNNNNNNNNNNNNNNNNNNNNNNNNNNNNNNNNNNNNNNNNNNNNNNNNNNNNNNNNNNNNNNNNNNNNNNNNNNNNNNNNNNNNNNNNNNNNNNNNNNNNNNNNNNNNNNNNNNNNNNNNNNNNNNNNNNNNNNNNNNNNNNNNNNNNNNNNNNNNNNNNNNNNNNNNNNNNNNNNNNNNNNNNNNNNNNNNNNNNNNNNNNNNNNNNNNNNNNNNNNNNNNNNNNNNNNNNNNNNNNNNNNNNNNNNNNNNNNNNNNNNNNNNNNNNNNNNNNNNNNNNNNNNNNNNNNNNNNNNNNNNNNNNNNNNNNNNNNNNNNNNNNNNNNNNNNNNNNNNNNNNNNNNNNNNNNNNNNNNNNNNNNNNNNNNNNNNNNNNNNNNNNNNNNNNNNNNNNNNNNNNNNNNNNNNNNNNNNNNNNNNNNNNNNNNNNNNNNNNNNNNNNNNNNNNNNNNNNNNNNNNNNNNNNNNNNNNNNNNNNNNNNNNNNNNNNNNNNNNNNNNNNNNNNNNNNNNNNNNNNNNNNNNNNNNNNNNNNNNNNNNNNNNNNNNNNNNNNNNNNNNNNNNNNNNNNNNNNNNNNNNNNNNNNNNNNNNNNNNNNNNNNNNNNNNNNNNNNNNNNNNNNNNNNNNNNNNNNNNNNNNNNNNNNNNNNNNNNNNNNNNNNNNNNNNNNNNNNNNNNNNNNNNNNNNNNNNNNNNNNNNNNNNNNNNNNNNNNNNNNNNNNNNNNNNNNNNNNNNNNNNNNNNNNNNNNNNNNNNNNNNNNNNNNNNNNNNNNNNNNNNNNNNNNNNNNNNNNNNNNNNNNNNNNNNNNNNNNNNNNNNNNNNNNNNNNNNNNNNNNNNNNNNNNNNNNNNNNNNNNNNNNNNNNNNNNNNNNNNNNNNNNNNNNNNNNNNNNNNNNNNNNNNNNNNNNNNNNNNNNNNNNNNNNNNNNNNNNNNNNNNNNNNNNNNNNNNNNNNNNNNNNNNNNNNNNNNNNNNNNNNNNNNNNNNNNNNNNNNNNNNNNNNNNNNNNNNNNNNNNNNNNNNNNNNNNNNNNNNNNNNNNNNNNNNNNNNNNNNNNNNNNNNNNNNNNNNNNNNNNNNNNNNNNNNNNNNNNNNNNNNNNNNNNNNNNNNNNNNNNNNNNNNNNNNNNNNNNNNNNNNNNNNNNNNNNNNNNNNNNNNNNNNNNNNNNNNNNNNNNNNNNNNNNNNNNNNNNNNNNNNNNNNNNNNNNNNNNNNNNNNNNNNNNNNNNNNNNNNNNNNNNNNNNNNNNNNNNNNNNNNNNNNNNNNNNNNNNNNNNNNNNNNNNNNNNNNNNNNNNNNNNNNNNNNNNNNNNNNNNNNNNNNNNNNNNNNNNNNNNNNNNNNNNNNNNNNNNNNNNNNNNNNNNNNNNNNNNNNNNNNNNNNNNNNNNNNNNNNNNNNNNNNNNNNNNNNNNNNNNNNNNNNNNNNNNNNNNNNNNNNNNNNNNNNNNNNNNNNNNNNNNNNNNNNNNNNNNNNNNNNNNNNNNNNNNNNNNNNNNNNNNNNNNNNNNNNNNNNNNNNNNNNNNNNNNNNNNNNNNNNNNNNNNNNNNNNNNNNNNNNNNNNNNNNNNNNNNNNNNNNNNNNNNNNNNNNNNNNNNNNNNNNNNNNNNNNNNNNNNNNNNNNNNNNNNNNNNNNNNNNNNNNNNNNNNNNNNNNNNNNNNNNNNNNNNNNNNNNNNNNNNNNNNNNNNNNNNNNNNNNNNNNNNNNNNNNNNNNNNNNNNNNNNNNNNNNNNNNNNNNNNNNNNNNNNNNNNNNNNNNNNNNNNNNNNNNNNNNNNNNNNNNNNNNNNNNNNNNNNNNNNNNNNNNNNNNNNNNNNNNNNNNNNNNNNNNNNNNNNNNNNNNNNNNNNNNNNNNNNNNNNNNNNNNNNNNNNNNNNNNNNNNNNNNNNNNNNNNNNNNNNNNNNNNNNNNNNNNNNNNNNNNNNNNNNNNNNNNNNNNNNNNNNNNNNNNNNNNNNNNNNNNNNNNNNNNNNNNNNNNNNNNNNNNNNNNNNNNNNNNNNNNNNNNNNNNNNNNNNNNNNNNNNNNNNNNNNNNNNNNNNNNNNNNNNNNNNNNNNNNNNNNNNNNNNNNNNNNNNNNNNNNNNNNNNNNNNNNNNNNNNNNNNNNNNNNNNNNNNNNNNNNNNNNNNNNNNNNNNNNNNNNNNNNNNNNNNNNNNNNNNNNNNNNNNNNNNNNNNNNNNNNNNNNNNNNNNNNNNNNNNNNNNNNNNNNNNNNNNNNNNNNNNNNNNNNNNNNNNNNNNNNNNNNNNNNNNNNNNNNNNNNNNNNNNNNNNNNNNNNNNNNNNNNNNNNNNNNNNNNNNNNNNNNNNNNNNNNNNNNNNNNNNNNNNNNNNNNNNNNNNNNNNNNNNNNNNNNNNNNNNNNNNNNNNNNNNNNNNNNNNNNNNNNNNNNNNNNNNNNNNNNNNNNNNNNNNNNNNNNNNNNNNNNNNNNNNNNNNNNNNNNNNNNNNNNNNNNNNNNNNNNNNNNNNNNNNNNNNNNNNNNNNNNNNNNNNNNNNNNNNNNNNNNNNNNNNNNNNNNNNNNNNNNNNNNNNNNNNNNNNNNNNNNNNNNNNNNNNNNNNNNNNNNNNNNNNNNNNNNNNNNNNNNNNNNNNNNNNNNNNNNNNNNNNNNNNNNNNNNNNNNNNNNNNNNNNNNNNNNNNNNNNNNNNNNNNNNNNNNNNNNNNNNNNNNNNNNNNNNNNNNNNNNNNNNNNNNNNNNNNNNNNNNNNNNNNNNNNNNNNNNNNNNNNNNNNNNNNNNNNNNNNNNNNNNNNNNNNNNNNNNNNNNNNNNNNNNNNNNNNNNNNNNNNNNNNNNNNNNNNNNNNNNNNNNNNNNNNNNNNNNNNNNNNNNNNNNNNNNNNNNNNNNNNNNNNNNNNNNNNNNNNNNNNNNNNNNNNNNNNNNNNNNNNNNNNNNNNNNNNNNNNNNNNNNNNNNNNNNNNNNNNNNNNNNNNNNNNNNNNNNNNNNNNNNNNNNNNNNNNNNNNNNNNNNNNNNNNNNNNNNNNNNNNNNNNNNNNNNNNNNNNNNNNNNNNNNNNNNNNNNNNNNNNNNNNNNNNNNNNNNNNNNNNNNNNNNNNNNNNNNNNNNNNNNNNNNNNNNNNNNNNNNNNNNNNNNNNNNNNNNNNNNNNNNNNNNNNNNNNNNNNNNNNNNNNNNNNNNNNNNNNNNNNNNNNNNNNNNNNNNNNNNNNNNNNNNNNNNNNNNNNNNNNNNNNNNNNNNNNNNNNNNNNNNNNNNNNNNNNNNNNNNNNNNNNNNNNNNNNNNNNNNNNNNNNNNNNNNNNNNNNNNNNNNNNNNNNNNNNNNNNNNNNNNNNNNNNNNNNNNNNNNNNNNNNNNNNNNNNNNNNNNNNNNNNNNNNNNNNNNNNNNNNNNNNNNNNNNNNNNNNNNNNNNNNNNNNNNNNNNNNNNNNNNNNNNNNNNNNNNNNNNNNNNNNNNNNNNNNNNNNNNNNNNNNNNNNNNNNNNNNNNNNNNNNNNNNNNNNNNNNNNNNNNNNNNNNNNNNNNNNNNNNNNNNNNNNNNNNNNNNNNNNNNNNNNNNNNNNNNNNNNNNNNNNNNNNNNNNNNNNNNNNNNNNNNNNNNNNNNNNNNNNNNNNNNNNNNNNNNNNNNNNNNNNNNNNNNNNNNNNNNNNNNNNNNNNNNNNNNNNNNNNNNNNNNNNNNNNNNNNNNNNNNNNNNNNNNNNNNNNNNNNNNNNNNNNNNNNNNNNNNNNNNNNNNNNNNNNNNNNNNNNNNNNNNNNNNNNNNNNNNNNNNNNNNNNNNNNNNNNNNNNNNNNNNNNNNNNNNNNNNNNNNNNNNNNNNNNNNNNNNNNNNNNNNNNNNNNNNNNNNNNNNNNNNNNNNNNNNNNNNNNNNNNNNNNNNNNNNNNNNNNNNNNNNNNNNNNNNNNNNNNNNNNNNNNNNNNNNNNNNNNNNNNNNNNNNNNNNNNNNNNNNNNNNNNNNNNNNNNNNNNNNNNNNNNNNNNNNNNNNNNNNNNNNNNNNNNNNNNNNNNNNNNNNNNNNNNNNNNNNNNNNNNNNNNNNNNNNNNNNNNNNNNNNNNNNNNNNNNNNNNNNNNNNNNNNNNNNNNNNNNNNNNNNNNNNNNNNNNNNNNNNNNNNNNNNNNNNNNNNNNNNNNNNNNNNNNNNNNNNNNNNNNNNNNNNNNNNNNNNNNNNNNNNNNNNNNNNNNNNNNNNNNNNNNNNNNNNNNNNNNNNNNNNNNNNNNNNNNNNNNNNNNNNNNNNNNNNNNNNNNNNNNNNNNNNNNNNNNNNNNNNNNNNNNNNNNNNNNNNNNNNNNNNNNNNNNNNNNNNNNNNNNNNNNNNNNNNNNNNNNNNNNNNNNNNNNNNNNNNNNNNNNNNNNNNNNNNNNNNNNNNNNNNNNNNNNNNNNNNNNNNNNNNNNNNNNNNNNNNNNNNNNNNNNNNNNNNNNNNNNNNNNNNNNNNNNNNNNNNNNNNNNNNNNNNNNNNNNNNNNNNNNNNNNNNNNNNNNNNNNNNNNNNNNNNNNNNNNNNNNNNNNNNNNNNNNNNNNNNNNNNNNNNNNNNNNNNNNNNNNNNNNNNNNNNNNNNNNNNNNNNNNNNNNNNNNNNNNNNNNNNNNNNNNNNNNNNNNNNNNNNNNNNNNNNNNNNNNNNNNNNNNNNNNNNNNNNNNNNNNNNNNNNNNNNNNNNNNNNNNNNNNNNNNNNNNNNNNNNNNNNNNNNNNNNNNNNNNNNNNNNNNNNNNNNNNNNNNNNNNNNNNNNNNNNNNNNNNNNNNNNNNNNNNNNNNNNNNNNNNNNNNNNNNNNNNNNNNNNNNNNNNNNNNNNNNNNNNNNNNNNNNNNNNNNNNNNNNNNNNNNNNNNNNNNNNNNNNNNNNNNNNNNNNNNNNNNNNNNNNNNNNNNNNNNNNNNNNNNNNNNNNNNNNNNNNNNNNNNNNNNNNNNNNNNNNNNNNNNNNNNNNNNNNNNNNNNNNNNNNNNNNNNNNNNNNNNNNNNNNNNNNNNNNNNNNNNNNNNNNNNNNNNNNNNNNNNNNNNNNNNNNNNNNNNNNNNNNNNNNNNNNNNNNNNNNNNNNNNNNNNNNNNNNNNNNNNNNNNNNNNNNNNNNNNNNNNNNNNNNNNNNNNNNNNNNNNNNNNNNNNNNNNNNNNNNNNNNNNNNNNNNNNNNNNNNNNNNNNNNNNNNNNNNNNNNNNNNNNNNNNNNNNNNNNNNNNNNNNNNNNNNNNNNNNNNNNNNNNNNNNNNNNNNNNNNNNNNNNNNNNNNNNNNNNNNNNNNNNNNNNNNNNNNNNNNNNNNNNNNNNNNNNNNNNNNNNNNNNNNNNNNNNNNNNNNNNNNNNNNNNNNNNNNNNNNNNNNNNNNNNNNNNNNNNNNNNNNNNNNNNNNNNNNNNNNNNNNNNNNNNNNNNNNNNNNNNNNNNNNNNNNNNNNNNNNNNNNNNNNNNNNNNNNNNNNNNNNNNNNNNNNNNNNNNNNNNNNNNNNNNNNNNNNNNNNNNNNNNNNNNNNNNNNNNNNNNNNNNNNNNNNNNNNNNNNNNNNNNNNNNNNNNNNNNNNNNNNNNNNNNNNNNNNNNNNNNNNNNNNNNNNNNNNNNNNNNNNNNNNNNNNNNNNNNNNNNNNNNNNNNNNNNNNNNNNNNNNNNNNNNNNNNNNNNNNNAGCTAATACAAATAAGCTTATAACATATGCCACTCCGTCTTGCAGACATTTTCAATCAATTCCAGGGCAAAGATGGAAGCTTCAACATGGATACAATTACTAGTGAACCAAGGGGGTTGTTATGTTTATACAATGCTGCTTACCTTGCAATCCATGGTGAACCGGAACTTGATAATGCCATATGTTTTGCAAGACAACATCTTGAATCTATGAGGGGTAGTCTTAAGTACCCTTTATCCGAGCAAGTGAAACGAAACCTCGAGATACCATTACCAAGAACATTGAACAGAATAGACGCACCATATTATATTGCAGAGTACAAGCATGACCAAGCATGCAACCCCTCTGTACTAGAGCTTGCAAAGCTTGACTTTAATCTTCTGCAGTGTCTTCACCAACGGGAGCTCAAGGCTTTTTGTCGGTATGAGCTCTATCTTGCTTGGGCATAGACTTAGTTATATCTATATTAGCTCTAATAGTTTTTCATTGTGATAACTTAGCAGTTCCCTTATGCTTATCTTAGGTGGGGAAACGATCTATATGAAGATGTGGGGCTAAGCTACTCTCGGAATCGTATAGTTGAATGCTACTTCTGGTCCTACACTGTGCACTATGAGCAACACTATGGACATGCACGACTAATTCTTGCCAAGTTATTCGCGCTATCATCCCTACTGGATGATACTTTCGACATGCATGCTACATTGGAAGAGGGTCGGAAGCTCAATGAAGCCATACAAATGTCAGCAATGATCTCCTGAGAAAATCCCCTCGTAGTATTATATATCCCCTCCATCTGAAAAGATAAGGCGCATTTTGATTTATCAAGACAAGGCTTTGACTAACAACTACTTCATTAATATGTGGTGCAAATTATATAATACCGATTTTGATAGATTAATTAGTCCTATAACAGAACTTATGATTCAAATTTTGTTTCATATAAACTGCATATTAATAGAGAAATTACTAGTAAAAAAATCTCATCTTAAAGGAATAGAATACAACTTAGTTTTCAAAATGTGGCGAGTATTGTGTCTATGATGCATGTCGGCAATGGCAAAACTAACTAGTCATACCTGCAGATGGGATGACAGTGCTATTACTCTTTTACCGGAGTACTTGAAGAGGTACTATGTCAAGTTAATGAAAACCTTTAGTGAGTTTGAGAACGAGCTGAAACAAGATCGCAAGTACCGCATTGTTCACTGTCGGAAAGCAGTATGTATCTATCCATCTGCATCCCTACAATCAAAAAGTTCAAAACCATATTCATTAGTCTAAAATGCATGCATGCAGTTCCAAACGCTGTGCAAGCATTACCAGCAGGAATCCGAATGGTTCCATAGCAGCCACATCCCAAGCTTTGAAGACCACGTGAAGTGCTCGGTCATCTCTGCTGGTACTCCATCCTTGGTCATCGGCTCACTTGTTGGTATGGGCGATGAGGCGACTGATGAAGCATTCAAGTGGGCCCTTGGGTACCCTGACATTGTAAAGGCTTGCGGCGAGGTGACACGTTTCATGGACGATTTGGCTGCATTTAAGGTATAGAGCCTTGATTATATGCAGTTGTGTCTTATATGGTAAACTGACAGACTAGGTAACCTATTATTAAATGTGTACTTGCTcacagcatggcaagaacaagctgGATGTTGCCAGCTCCCTGGAGAGCTATATCAACCAACATCATGTCACGAGCGAGGTAGCTATCGCTGTGCTGGAAATTTTTGTCGAAGAGGCATGGAAAACTACCAATCGAGCACGATTTGACGACCGTCGTGCGCTTCTCCCGTTTGTGAACCGGGTCGCTAACCTCACCAAGAGCATGACCATGTTGTTCCGTGACAAGGGCGACCTGTACACATTCAGCCGCGGCAACAAAGACAGGATCCAACGGCATTTCATCGACCCTCTCCAGCTCTAGATTGTAAACATCCTCCAATTCCTATGCACTTCCAAGCACATCTTTACATCTATATTTCAAGAAGATACATCTAATGTACTCATGTTCTTGTAAAATTTTCCTAAGCTGGGACATTGCACAAACTCTTGGGCTAAGAGTTTAATTTGCCTTTCAATTCATGGTGTATCAAAGTTTTACATGTAGCCACTTGTGTAATGGTCATCACCGATGCTGACTGAAGACTTCNNNNNNNNNNNNNNNNNNNNNNNNNNNNNNNNNNNNNNNNNNNNNNNNNNNNNNNNNNNNNNNNNNNNNNNNNNNNNNNNNNNNNNNNNNNNNNNNNNNNNNNNNNNNNNNNNNNNNNNNNNNNNNNNNNNNNNNNNNNNNNNNNNNNNNNNNNNNNNNNNNNNNNNNNNNNNNNNNNNNGCCTCAGTTCGCATTTGAGGAAAGACAACAGGACTTGAGATTGATACAAGTTCGTTTTGGTGAGCAATCGGACCAACAAAGCAGTCCGGCTCGTCTACACCAAGAAAATACGACTTACATACAGGCAGTCATACATACAAATTTGCTAGTATATCAACTTATTTTTGGCCTCCATTTTATGGATATAAGGAGATCAATGATGTGTTGTGTTCGTAGGGGAATCAATCACCCACCGACCCAGAAAGAGGAACCGAAACTGAGGATGTTAAAAGTCAGGAAGAAAACCATCCATCACTTCACAC
This window harbors:
- the LOC119352597 gene encoding tau-cadinol synthase-like; translated protein: MPLRLADIFNQFQGKDGSFNMDTITSEPRGLLCLYNAAYLAIHGEPELDNAICFARQHLESMRGSLKYPLSEQVKRNLEIPLPRTLNRIDAPYYIAEYKHDQACNPSVLELAKLDFNLLQCLHQRELKAFCRWGNDLYEDVGLSYSRNRIVECYFWSYTVHYEQHYGHARLILAKLFALSSLLDDTFDMHATLEEGRKLNEAIQIWDDSAITLLPEYLKRYYVKLMKTFSEFENELKQDRKYRIVHCRKAFQTLCKHYQQESEWFHSSHIPSFEDHVKCSVISAGTPSLVIGSLVGMGDEATDEAFKWALGYPDIVKACGEVTRFMDDLAAFKHGKNKLDVASSLESYINQHHVTSEVAIAVLEIFVEEAWKTTNRARFDDRRALLPFVNRVANLTKSMTMLFRDKGDLYTFSRGNKDRIQRHFIDPLQL